Proteins found in one Ischnura elegans chromosome 11, ioIscEleg1.1, whole genome shotgun sequence genomic segment:
- the LOC124167776 gene encoding semaphorin-2A-like, translated as MAATRNSLSPIMSIFLFIVVPSSYGMIKAEIVTAGVQTPPPVDYIKKFSCGKLYYRTFFLDDTRDSLYVGAMDAVYRLNSANVTGSDCERDSLSLEPSSVANCVSRGKSEHFDCRNHIRVIQPMADGSRLYICGTNAHSPKDWVIHSNLTHLPRHEYVPGIGTGIAKCPFDPNDNSTAVWVDKGNPGNLPGLYSGTNAEFTKADTVIFRTDLHNLTTGRREFAFKRTLKYDSKWLDKPNFVASFDVGKYVFFFFRETAVEYINCGKSIYSRVARVCKRDTGGKNILNQNWVTFLKARLNCSIPGEFPFYFNEIQSMYKIPGDDTHFYGTFSTSNNGLMGSAVCSFTLESVQQAFAERFKEQATSSSAWLPVLSNRVPEPRPGQCIDDTETLPDTVLNFIRSHPLMDMAVEHEFSKPAFYKRDVIFTQIVVERMNSSVEGKEAQYTIMYIGSNEGKVYKMVQWLTDEGAQSSSFLLDVYDVTPGEPIRVMDISKKHKAIYVGTDTQIKQIDQYMCKWRYDSCLRCVRDPHCGWDKVGNTCRNYKAGYLQDVENKTANICESSVMKKKIVVTWGQSVHLSCLVHLSEGLEGQKVTWYHYKDKGRLQITYRHDKYIETSEHGLVIVSVSEGEAGRYDAWLGPSLLCSYNLTVDSNRCGAPARSRDYQRVYSEWCHAFEKHKAAVQAWERKKSCTNRENNSIPTSPRIRRQGTES; from the exons ATGGCAGCGACAAGAAATTCCTTGTCACCCATCATGTCCATTTTCTTGTTCATTGTGGTCCCATCCTCGTATGGAATGATCAAGGCAGAGATTGTTACTGCTGGAGTCCAGACACCACCCCCAG TTGATTATATTAAGAAGTTCAGCTGTGGAAAGCTTTACTACCGAACATTCTTTCTGGATGACACCAGAGATTCCTTATATGTTGGTGCTAT GGATGCTGTGTACAGACTTAATTCAGCCAATGTAACTGGATCTGATTGTGAG AGGGATTCCCTAAGTTTAGAGCCCAGCAGTGTAGCTAATTGTGTCTCCAGAGGAAAATCCGAG CATTTCGACTGCAGGAATCATATCCGTGTTATACAACCAATGGCAGATGGCAGTCGTCTTTATATATGTGGTACCAATGCCCACAGTCCAAAGGATTGGGTGATTCAT TCGAACCTCACTCATCTACCACGGCATGAATACGTTCCTGGCATTGGCACTGGGATTGCCAAGTGTCCCTTTGACCCCAATGACAACTCAACTGCAGTTTGGGTTGACAAGGGTAACCCTGGAAACCTACCGGGACTTTACAGTGGTACAAATGCTGAATTCACCAAAGCTGATACAGTCATATTCCGCACTGACCTGCACAACCTGACCACTGGGAGAAGAGAATTTGCATTCAAGAGAACCCTAAAATATGACTCTAAGTGGCTTGATA AGCCCAACTTCGTGGCATCCTTTGACGTCGGGAAGTACGTATTCTTCTTCTTCAGAGAGACAGCCGTGGAGTACATCAACTGCGGAAAAAGCATCTATTCTCGCGTTGCTCGTGTGTGCAAACGTGATACGGGTGGCAAGAATATCCTCAACCAGAACTGGGTTACTTTCCTCAAAGCCCGACTGAACTGCTCTATACCTGGGGAATTCCCGTTTTACTTCAATGAAATCC AGAGCATGTACAAAATCCCAGGAGATGATACTCACTTTTATGGGACGTTTTCAACATCCAACAATGGCCTTATGGGATCAGCTGTGTGCTCCTTTACGTTGGAATCTGTCCAGCAAGCTTTTGCAGAGAGATTCAAGGAGCAGGCAACCAGTAGCTCTGCCTGGTTGCCAGTTTTGTCTAACCGTGTTCCTGAGCCAAGGCCTGGCCAGTGCATAGATGACACAGAAACTCTTCCAG ACACTGTTTTGAATTTCATCCGATCTCATCCCCTGATGGACATGGCAGTTGAGCATGAATTCTCCAAGCCTGCGTTCTACAAGAGGGATGTGATATTCACCCAAATTGTTGTGGAAAGGATGAACAGCTCTGTGGAAGGAAAGGAAGCACAGTACACGATCATGTACATTGGCTCAA ATGAAGGAAAAGTGTATAAGATGGTGCAGTGGCTAACAGATGAAGGAGCCCAGAGTTCATCTTTTCTTTTGGATGTTTATGATGTTACTCCTGGTGAACCAATAAGGGTCATGGATATATCAAAGAAG caCAAAGCTATCTATGTTGGAACTGACACACAAATCAAACAAATTGATCAGTATATGTGCAAGTGGCGGTATGACAGCTGCCTGAGATGCGTCCGGGACCCACACTGTGGATGGGATAAAGTCGGGAATACCTGCCGGAACTACAAAGCTGG GTATCTGCAAGATGTGGAAAACAAGACAGCCAACATATGTGAGTCCAGTGTGATGAAGAAGAAAATTGTAGTCACATGGGGTCAAAGTGTCCATTTAAGTTGCCTTGTTCACCTATCTGAAGGACTGGAAGGCCAGAAAGTTACATGGTATCATTACAAAGACAAAGGAAGGCTGCAAATCACCTACAG GCACGACAAGTACATAGAGACATCGGAGCATGGCCTGGTGATTGTGAGTGTTAGTGAAGGGGAGGCTGGTCGGTACGATGCATGGCTTGGCCCATCACTTCTCTGCAGCTACAACCTGACTGTGGATTCCAACAGGTGTGGTGCTCCTGCACGCTCTCGTGATTACCAGCGAGTGTACTCGGAGTGGTGTCATGCATTCGAGAAGCATAAAGCTGCCGTTCAGGCATGGGAAAGGAAGAAATCG TGCACCAACCGTGAGAACAACAGCATCCCCACTTCTCCCAGGATCAGAAGACAAGGAACTGAATCATAG